cacaaatcACACGAATATGGCTTCTCCTGTGTATGAACTCTCAGGTGTCTTTTCAGGTTTGAAGCCCACAAAAATGTTtgcccgcactgatcacatgagtACAGTTTCTCTCTTGTGTGGATCTTCATGTGTCTCTTAAGGTTTGTtgattgtgtgaaactcttcccacattgaTCACAAGTGTACGGTTTCTCTCTTGTGTGGATCTTCATGTGACTATTAAGGTTTGTTGATTGTGTGAAAcacttcccgcactgatcacacgtgtacggtttctctccagtgtggatgttcatgtgcaATGGAAGGTATTTTTTTTGAGAGAAACTCTtgccgcactgatcacatgtgtatggtctctctctagtgtgaactctcatgtgaataTCAAGATTAGATTTGCATGTGAAACTCTTTGgacactgagtgcaggtgaaagatttcttggctcttcttttctttaaatctttctgtttggtttgagagcaACTCAGAAACTTTTCTCTGGTTTTGACATGATTTTTCTCCTCAGCTTCACTCAATTCTTCACTCTCCTGGTTCTCTTCAATCAGctcttaaataaaagtaaaaatggttAGTTTTCAGGAACTTTTcatcaaccctgttaccaaagttactgtaagaaaaataatctCTATCACTATGAATAACTGCTATAATTTATGGGAAATAAATTAGTAACTAGCTAATCAGATTTTGCTTAAGTCATTACTTACTAGATCAACTGTGTTTACTTTTGATGTATAAAAAGCAAACtgtatagaaataaaaatgtggttAAAATGGCTGCAAAATTAAACTGTGAATCAACCATTTAACTAAATCTGATTTAATCGAGTTTTTCAGAATCACGGATGAATGAGAAATCAATaataaacaccaacctgtttgttcagtatcttcagtgtgtttgattcTGAGGGTTGAGGCTTCTTGATCTCTCATCTTCTCTctgtcctctttaataaactcagaCTTCACAGATTTCAGCTCTTCTTCTCTTCTGAACTGATGAGATGTTCCAGCATTTATTGGTGAACTactgtgggaggagcttcactgatgatgtgattcctgtgggaggagcttcacgaATGATGTGATtcctgtgggaggagcttcactgaaggtAAATTGCAGCATgagagaagatgaaaaaaaaaacaccttaccaAGATCGGTTTTACAAcacaatgttaatatatatatatatatatatatatatatatatatatatatatatatatatatatatatataaaccataaaTAATGGTAAGAAAAACAGCTGAAAAACTAAACGCAAAAAAGCTTCTTGTTGACACCAGGGAAATGAGCTTTAAGTGGCAATTTACAGGAGATCTGAGGCATCAGCATAATAAATGAGCTGAAAACCAGAactatttacatgaaataaagagTCTTTTCAGCAGCTCTGTTAATATTGATGAGCCTCTatcaacacacattcaacaaGACATTCATATCATCTCTCTTTATTCTCAGTGTTTGCTGTTGGGACCAGATTTGAGgatataaaagaatataaaactgCTTTACTGAAGAACtgttatttatcaaaatatgacattgacaaaataaataaattattgataaattactgacaataacaaacaaacactaatgaaactaaaaacaacaCCATAGCTCTAACATGACCATAGTAATCCTAAACTTGATTTTTCTGTACATAAACTGACAATGATCATAACATTTTTCAAAGCAATATTTAATGCTTCCTGTGTCAAACTTCATATATTCCCATTTATGAATAGATTTGAAATTTCAAATCTTCAAAATGTGAAAAACGTTCATTACTCATTACAGGAACAAAATGTGTTTGGAAATACAGTTGCAATGCAGACATATTTCAATTTTAACAAGTAAAAATAATCCATATGTCAgcggagaaaaaaaaaggtaaaaatgaaaATGGTAGCAGCAATAGGCTACTTGAGATCGATTCCCACCAGTACCCTTcacagataaatatttatttatttttattattattactgggcATTCACTAACAGTTCAACTACAAACATCAAAACAAAGCACACAAGCAGTCGAAATCATTCAGCTctgaatgaattaattttttcctCACATGCTGCTACAGCAGTAACGTTAAATGATCCcgatgaaaacaaaacagaaacgagTCTGTAAAACGTCGCTTAAACAAGCTGTAAAGTGTTTGatgtttgtgtaaatgtgtgaaaTACTGTGCTGCTCGCCTCTCCGGGATTTATAGTGTCCTCTAAAACCGTCGGCAATTACCGGTGATTAGTCTTTTTTCGGTTTTGTGTTGAATGAGTCGATGAATTAATAATTCATGTaccaacttaaaaaataaaaaaaatcttaaactatTGGCTTTATTTCACATCAACAATTAATCACAGTAAGATTTTCTCTAAAAGCACAGAACAAACAATAATTAGCTTAAAGAAAGAAATCTGACAGATAAAACTATTTTGACAAATACAACATACAAAACATACCTCGTTGGCTCAGTACCGAGAGAGGAATTAGTTTcagtctttttcttcttctttctgtttATCTTATCTCTCTTAAACAGCTTAGTGACCACACTTTAGTCAtacatctttctttctctcgAGAGATCGCTTCTTCTGCGGAAATTACCCTCTTCTCTGCATACAAAGCTCACTCTTAAGCTACAGCGCCACTAGTGGCACTTAacggtaataataatacaaatacagaGAATGAATCAGAGGGGttaccaggatgtcatgtttgggggggcatttggcttttttgggggggcaacataaacaactgaaaa
The nucleotide sequence above comes from Carassius gibelio isolate Cgi1373 ecotype wild population from Czech Republic chromosome B3, carGib1.2-hapl.c, whole genome shotgun sequence. Encoded proteins:
- the LOC127952544 gene encoding zinc finger protein 501 isoform X11 is translated as MRDQEASTLRIKHTEDTEQTELIEENQESEELSEAEEKNHVKTREKFLSCSQTKQKDLKKRRAKKSFTCTQCPKSFTCKSNLDIHMRVHTRERPYTCDQCGKSFSQKKYLPLHMNIHTGEKPYTCDQCGKCFTQSTNLNSHMKIHTREKPYTCDQCGKSFTQSTNLKRHMKIHTREKLYSCDQCGQTFLWASNLKRHLRVHTQEKPYSCDLCGKSFTLPQSLKQHQKLHTGVREYMCFECEKTFISAAHLKQHEMIHTGEKPYKCSHCDKIFTHAGNLKKHERIHTGEKPYKCSHCEKRFSRSGDLKTHERIHTGEKPYKCSHCDKRFTHAVSLKIHERIHTGEKPYHCTACGKCFNQSSALHSHTKNIHSK